One window from the genome of Microbulbifer sp. ALW1 encodes:
- a CDS encoding helix-turn-helix transcriptional regulator → MEKRRQLTAQQKIAQQRLREIWHAKKKRLDLTQEKAAHLIGWSSQGAVASYLNGRIGLNTDAIMKFAKLLEVKPSDIDPDFQWGEMVQSDPFGEGAGKFFDHHKQIDPDEVYGDNTPKAQEADIPRHVRDLVDAILKRARDGSLTKEHTAVLKSSLELMTGGK, encoded by the coding sequence ATGGAAAAACGACGCCAACTCACCGCACAGCAAAAGATTGCGCAGCAACGCCTGCGGGAGATTTGGCACGCCAAGAAAAAGCGCCTGGATTTAACCCAGGAGAAGGCAGCGCACCTTATCGGCTGGAGCTCACAAGGGGCAGTGGCGTCATATCTGAACGGCAGGATTGGGTTGAATACCGACGCGATAATGAAGTTCGCAAAGCTGCTGGAAGTGAAACCGAGCGATATCGACCCGGATTTCCAGTGGGGCGAGATGGTCCAGAGTGACCCGTTTGGAGAAGGCGCCGGCAAGTTCTTTGACCACCACAAGCAAATAGACCCCGACGAGGTCTACGGGGATAACACCCCCAAGGCGCAGGAAGCCGATATCCCCCGCCACGTCCGCGACCTGGTAGACGCCATCCTCAAACGCGCCCGCGACGGTTCACTGACCAAAGAACATACAGCGGTACTGAAAAGCAGCCTGGAACTGATGACCGGCGGCAAGTAA
- a CDS encoding helix-turn-helix domain-containing protein, with protein MKPIERAIKAVGTQEQLAHALGLKYQSSISQWVTGRRPVPPTQCIPIEQATGGAVTRYELRPDVFGPAPNGELKKAG; from the coding sequence ATGAAACCGATAGAACGTGCCATCAAGGCGGTGGGAACACAGGAGCAACTGGCCCATGCGCTGGGGCTCAAGTACCAGAGCTCCATTTCTCAGTGGGTGACAGGCCGCCGGCCTGTGCCACCGACGCAGTGCATTCCAATCGAGCAGGCTACTGGCGGAGCGGTAACCCGCTACGAGCTGCGCCCGGACGTATTTGGCCCGGCGCCGAATGGCGAATTGAAGAAAGCAGGCTAA
- a CDS encoding helix-turn-helix domain-containing protein gives MSTRIMSECWPLTMSPAQKAVLISLADQANDAGVCWPSIGTMAERTCLTDRAVRKAVRELESMGILVSSGRSGRSTYYTITVENFVPPVRKKRTRKGAEPRNEVPPTPERGSAPESHSPGTIFPPPRNEVPPTPEPHSGDPGTTFPQNRKEPSLNHQGTVREGHASAPSPLGEKSPAKKSARGTRLPSDWQPGSEHFAAAHEINPRLSNLQIVEIANGFRDYWIAQPGSRGVKLDWLATWRNWVRRERGLPTPPPSNPGSAGNPAERRTRDMSAYDVATDESW, from the coding sequence ATGAGTACCCGGATTATGTCCGAGTGCTGGCCGCTCACTATGTCACCGGCACAGAAGGCTGTGCTCATATCTCTGGCGGACCAGGCGAACGACGCGGGGGTCTGCTGGCCATCTATCGGCACCATGGCAGAGCGTACCTGTTTGACGGACAGGGCGGTGCGCAAGGCTGTGCGCGAGCTGGAATCAATGGGGATTCTGGTGAGCAGCGGCCGCTCTGGTCGATCCACTTATTACACGATCACGGTAGAAAACTTTGTGCCGCCGGTGCGGAAAAAACGTACGCGTAAGGGTGCCGAACCCCGGAACGAGGTTCCGCCCACCCCGGAACGAGGTTCCGCCCCGGAATCTCATTCCCCCGGAACCATATTCCCCCCACCCCGGAACGAGGTTCCCCCCACCCCGGAACCACATTCCGGGGACCCCGGAACCACGTTCCCCCAGAACCGTAAAGAACCGTCACTGAACCATCAGGGAACCGTCAGAGAGGGGCACGCAAGCGCGCCCTCACCGCTGGGTGAAAAATCGCCAGCGAAAAAATCTGCTCGCGGAACTCGACTCCCAAGCGACTGGCAACCCGGCTCCGAGCACTTCGCTGCGGCGCATGAAATCAACCCTCGGCTGAGCAACCTGCAGATCGTGGAAATTGCCAACGGCTTCCGGGACTACTGGATTGCTCAGCCCGGGAGCCGCGGCGTGAAGCTGGACTGGCTGGCGACTTGGCGGAACTGGGTACGCCGTGAGCGCGGTCTGCCGACTCCGCCACCGAGTAACCCAGGCAGTGCCGGAAACCCTGCCGAGCGCCGCACCCGCGACATGAGCGCGTACGACGTGGCCACGGACGAGAGCTGGTGA
- a CDS encoding phage tail protein: protein MISIKDDLNLLDRKVGKMAQGLVARAAGPAMNRAVKSVNSEAIKQVAAETSVKQKDIRQAHKLYLARRDRLQASIDAAKARARNLIEYVRPAQRKAGHFNSRSTRGKFKAPGVKAKAWGKSKTYAGTFIARAPQGQLLVFARKGPGRLPLKGVVGPSPRGTFVSQRLIEVMERKARERVPIELTRSITNELRKLK from the coding sequence ATGATCAGTATCAAGGACGACTTGAATCTGCTTGACCGGAAGGTGGGGAAGATGGCACAGGGGCTGGTGGCTAGGGCTGCAGGTCCGGCCATGAACCGCGCTGTGAAAAGTGTAAACAGTGAGGCCATCAAGCAGGTGGCTGCTGAGACCAGCGTCAAGCAGAAGGATATACGGCAAGCCCACAAGCTGTATCTGGCGAGGCGCGACAGACTGCAGGCATCCATTGACGCAGCCAAAGCGAGAGCGCGAAACCTTATTGAGTATGTGCGCCCGGCCCAACGCAAGGCGGGCCACTTCAACAGCCGCAGCACGCGCGGCAAGTTCAAAGCACCAGGCGTTAAGGCCAAAGCCTGGGGTAAGTCTAAGACCTATGCGGGCACCTTTATCGCACGCGCCCCACAGGGGCAGCTGCTGGTGTTCGCACGCAAAGGCCCCGGCCGCCTGCCTCTCAAGGGCGTGGTAGGCCCCAGCCCTCGCGGCACGTTTGTAAGCCAGCGCCTGATTGAGGTTATGGAGCGCAAAGCTCGTGAGCGCGTACCCATTGAGCTGACCCGATCCATTACCAACGAGCTGCGCAAACTGAAATGA
- a CDS encoding terminase small subunit: MAESKRKARKKQSETLAEKVGKKSGNTKQTAPSEVRDCLLNQRQMCESLSVTAPGFARWGVEPTERVGNQAFYSVRDVVDNRVAAALDRQKLERPDPDDGDGLNPVLEQARLAKERADGLALKNKQARGELIPVEIAGPLFGKIASEMAAVLDALEAKIKRRVPSLTATDMEFIKAERVRAQNAAADVDRLLDELLDEIIGAADTGS, from the coding sequence ATGGCCGAGTCGAAGCGAAAAGCCCGAAAAAAACAGAGTGAAACGCTCGCCGAGAAGGTCGGAAAAAAATCCGGCAATACCAAACAAACGGCCCCCAGCGAGGTGCGCGACTGTTTGCTGAACCAGCGGCAAATGTGCGAGAGCCTGAGTGTGACCGCGCCGGGGTTCGCGCGCTGGGGTGTGGAGCCCACCGAACGGGTGGGAAACCAGGCTTTCTACAGCGTGCGTGACGTGGTGGACAACCGCGTGGCGGCAGCCCTGGACAGGCAGAAGCTGGAGCGCCCGGACCCGGATGACGGCGATGGGTTGAACCCGGTGCTTGAGCAGGCACGACTGGCAAAAGAGCGGGCCGACGGTCTCGCATTGAAAAACAAACAAGCCCGCGGCGAGCTGATCCCGGTAGAAATTGCCGGTCCGCTGTTTGGGAAAATCGCCTCGGAAATGGCGGCGGTACTCGATGCCCTGGAGGCGAAGATTAAGCGCCGGGTGCCCTCACTGACGGCCACCGATATGGAGTTCATAAAGGCGGAGCGCGTGCGCGCGCAGAATGCGGCGGCCGATGTGGACCGCCTTCTGGATGAATTGCTAGATGAAATTATCGGCGCAGCAGACACTGGCAGTTAA
- a CDS encoding phage terminase large subunit family protein: MKLSAQQTLAVKRHLRAALRVLKRPEPLPLAEWADKYFYLVAESSYTTGPWTSDPYQVPILNMMGNDDIEEFNWRKSARVGYTKCITAAIAYYTEHRQRNQMLWQPTDGDAEDFMKQHVQPVIRDVPVLRKLAPWFGKKHSDNTLDYKRFSNSRQLFVRGGKSAGNFREKSVDVVYYDELSKFDEDVEGEGTPTKLGDKRLEGSSFPKSIRGSTPTRVGECQLTKAADKADEDFKRWVPCPHCEEYQILEWGGPDVPYGIKWDEGKARHAYYVCIHHGCVIEQRSLEWMDAHGEMRSESGMVTRDGLTFYRDGEKVDPPRKASVYTWSAYSPRTTWGKIAEDFLEAKGDPIDLKTWVNTTLGEPWEEKGERVEAHHLYMRREHYPEEIPQSAVVVVGGVDTQPDRLEASAWAFGPGNESWLVEHQIFPGDPNRPEVWERLTQWRHGRFKHESGNYLRISAVAIDTGGHNTDAVYKYCKRFEAERVFAIKGSSTPAAPLVSRPSKNNKGNVNLFSIGTDTAKEMILGRLQILEIGPGYVHFPVDRGTDEEYFKQLTGFQRVPTKKNGRIVHAMKDIRKRVEAGDCYVYALAALEILNPDLRALARKLKPREPEPAAATDALYYPQEPEPPQPRKRRRRNVARKVGGMR, translated from the coding sequence ATGAAATTATCGGCGCAGCAGACACTGGCAGTTAAACGCCACCTGCGCGCAGCCCTGCGGGTACTGAAACGACCGGAGCCGCTGCCGCTGGCGGAGTGGGCCGACAAGTATTTTTACCTGGTGGCCGAGTCAAGTTACACCACCGGTCCCTGGACGTCCGACCCCTACCAGGTGCCCATCCTAAACATGATGGGCAACGACGACATTGAGGAGTTCAACTGGCGCAAGTCGGCGCGGGTCGGTTACACCAAGTGCATCACCGCCGCCATTGCGTATTACACCGAGCACCGGCAGCGCAATCAGATGCTGTGGCAGCCAACCGACGGGGATGCTGAAGATTTTATGAAACAGCATGTGCAGCCGGTGATCCGCGATGTTCCGGTCCTGCGCAAACTGGCCCCATGGTTCGGTAAAAAGCACAGCGACAACACGCTGGACTACAAGCGTTTTTCCAACAGCCGCCAGCTGTTTGTGCGCGGTGGTAAAAGCGCCGGCAACTTTCGTGAAAAGTCGGTGGACGTCGTTTATTACGACGAGTTATCGAAATTTGACGAGGACGTGGAAGGCGAGGGCACGCCCACCAAACTGGGCGACAAGCGCCTGGAGGGCTCCAGCTTCCCGAAATCCATTCGCGGCAGTACGCCCACCCGCGTGGGCGAGTGTCAGCTGACCAAGGCGGCAGACAAAGCTGACGAGGACTTCAAACGCTGGGTGCCCTGCCCGCACTGCGAGGAGTACCAGATTCTGGAGTGGGGCGGCCCCGACGTGCCCTATGGCATCAAGTGGGACGAAGGCAAAGCCCGGCACGCGTATTACGTTTGTATCCACCACGGCTGCGTGATCGAACAGCGATCCCTGGAGTGGATGGACGCGCACGGTGAAATGCGCAGTGAGTCCGGCATGGTGACCCGCGACGGCCTTACCTTTTACCGCGACGGCGAGAAAGTGGACCCGCCGCGCAAAGCGTCGGTTTATACCTGGTCGGCATACAGCCCGCGCACCACCTGGGGAAAAATCGCCGAGGACTTTCTGGAAGCCAAGGGCGACCCCATCGACCTTAAGACCTGGGTAAACACCACCCTGGGTGAGCCCTGGGAAGAAAAGGGCGAGCGCGTGGAGGCGCACCACCTGTATATGCGCCGCGAACATTACCCCGAAGAAATCCCGCAATCTGCCGTCGTTGTGGTGGGTGGCGTGGATACCCAGCCCGACCGGCTGGAGGCCAGCGCCTGGGCATTTGGTCCCGGCAACGAGTCCTGGTTGGTTGAGCACCAGATTTTCCCCGGCGATCCCAACCGGCCAGAGGTGTGGGAGCGCCTGACCCAGTGGCGCCACGGCCGATTCAAGCACGAGAGCGGCAATTACCTGCGGATCAGTGCGGTGGCCATTGATACCGGCGGCCACAACACCGACGCGGTGTACAAATACTGCAAGCGGTTTGAAGCGGAGCGGGTTTTCGCCATCAAGGGCAGCAGTACGCCGGCGGCGCCGCTGGTGTCGCGGCCGAGCAAAAACAACAAGGGCAACGTCAACCTGTTTTCCATTGGCACCGACACCGCCAAGGAAATGATATTAGGGCGGCTGCAAATTCTAGAAATTGGCCCCGGCTATGTGCATTTTCCGGTGGACCGCGGTACCGACGAGGAATATTTCAAACAGCTCACTGGTTTTCAGCGCGTGCCGACCAAGAAAAACGGCCGCATTGTCCACGCGATGAAGGACATTCGGAAGCGGGTAGAGGCCGGTGATTGCTACGTGTACGCCCTGGCCGCGCTGGAAATTCTCAACCCGGACCTGCGCGCCCTGGCGCGCAAGCTAAAACCCCGAGAGCCAGAGCCCGCCGCGGCCACTGATGCCCTGTACTACCCACAAGAGCCCGAGCCGCCGCAGCCACGCAAGCGCCGGCGGCGCAACGTCGCCCGCAAGGTGGGCGGCATGAGGTAA
- a CDS encoding phage portal protein — translation MNFFNRITGRAALQDQITQLETKLDQVGHQARNMRGALRAVGHFKAAEKSRLAEGWTTTPMPINQQLQQELHTMVARSRQLAKNDPYYRRFLGLAKNNVIGHTGFRFSASIKTKGDKPDERASRAVEKAWKSACKKGGLDHRGRLSLQAMCGLMLNSLLRDGEVLALKIRSRKIKPFGFAFQLLDPLLLQLTSDQVPGRGGHKITLGVEFDREGRRAAYWLHSTDTTHADYYTLHGRGYIRIPAERIIHEFLDEYIDQARGFPLGCAAAARHHMLDKYEDAELTAAAIGASTMGIIERGEDDTGFSGGIDKDDDEDDYEDGEEEFYMDVEGGTFRQLPHGAKLSTWDPQHPNAAFKDFVKGILRGIAAALGVSYFSLANDLEGVNFSSGRIGALEDREVWKGLQNWFIDNILHPIFNEWLSQALLMGAIQLSGGAPLNAGELDRYADGAKFNGRRWAWTDPQKESAAHAMQLDMRTISRTEICADRGREFTEVMDELQREEEEMRKRGIDPGSVNKAIGAAAKVPQEPDEPETEDEEPENPDDDT, via the coding sequence ATGAATTTTTTTAACCGTATCACCGGCCGTGCTGCCCTGCAGGATCAAATCACCCAACTAGAAACCAAACTGGACCAGGTGGGCCACCAGGCGCGCAATATGCGCGGCGCGCTGCGCGCCGTGGGTCATTTCAAGGCCGCGGAAAAAAGCCGCCTGGCCGAGGGCTGGACCACCACCCCGATGCCAATCAACCAGCAGCTGCAGCAGGAACTGCACACCATGGTGGCGCGCAGCCGCCAGCTGGCAAAAAACGATCCCTACTACCGGCGTTTTCTGGGGTTGGCGAAGAACAATGTGATCGGCCACACCGGGTTTCGATTTTCCGCCAGTATCAAAACCAAGGGCGACAAACCGGACGAGCGCGCCAGCCGCGCGGTAGAAAAAGCGTGGAAAAGCGCCTGCAAAAAAGGGGGGCTGGATCACCGCGGCCGCCTGAGTCTGCAGGCCATGTGCGGGCTGATGCTCAACAGCCTGCTGCGCGACGGCGAAGTGCTGGCGCTGAAAATTCGCAGCCGCAAGATCAAGCCGTTTGGGTTCGCCTTCCAGTTACTGGACCCGCTGCTGCTGCAGCTGACCAGTGACCAGGTGCCAGGCCGGGGCGGGCACAAAATTACCCTGGGTGTGGAGTTCGACCGCGAGGGCCGGCGCGCGGCCTACTGGCTACACAGCACCGACACCACCCACGCCGATTATTACACCCTGCACGGACGCGGCTATATTCGCATTCCGGCCGAGCGGATTATTCACGAATTTCTCGACGAATATATCGACCAGGCCCGCGGCTTTCCGCTGGGTTGTGCCGCCGCCGCGCGCCATCACATGCTCGACAAGTACGAAGATGCCGAGCTGACGGCCGCCGCCATCGGCGCCAGCACCATGGGGATTATTGAGCGCGGCGAGGACGACACCGGGTTTAGTGGCGGCATCGACAAAGACGATGACGAGGACGACTACGAAGACGGCGAAGAAGAATTTTACATGGACGTCGAGGGCGGCACCTTCCGGCAGCTGCCCCACGGTGCCAAGTTGTCCACCTGGGACCCCCAGCACCCCAACGCTGCTTTCAAGGATTTTGTGAAAGGCATCTTGCGCGGTATCGCCGCGGCCCTCGGGGTGTCCTATTTCTCGCTCGCCAACGACCTGGAGGGCGTCAACTTTTCGTCCGGGCGCATCGGCGCGCTGGAAGACCGCGAGGTTTGGAAGGGCCTGCAGAACTGGTTTATCGACAATATTCTGCACCCGATTTTTAACGAGTGGTTAAGCCAAGCGCTGCTCATGGGTGCAATCCAGTTGAGCGGCGGCGCACCGCTGAATGCGGGCGAGCTGGACCGCTACGCCGACGGCGCCAAGTTTAACGGCCGCCGCTGGGCCTGGACCGATCCGCAAAAAGAAAGCGCCGCGCACGCCATGCAGCTGGACATGCGAACCATCAGCCGCACGGAAATCTGCGCGGACCGCGGGCGCGAGTTCACCGAAGTCATGGACGAGCTGCAGCGCGAGGAGGAGGAAATGCGCAAACGCGGCATTGACCCCGGCAGCGTGAATAAAGCCATTGGGGCCGCCGCCAAGGTTCCGCAGGAGCCGGACGAACCCGAAACCGAGGACGAGGAACCGGAGAACCCCGACGATGATACTTAA
- a CDS encoding phage major capsid protein, which yields MILNEQDELVRQINERGSQRAALFCARPQGGSRADGDEEGPVNLEARTVEMAFASETEKVERWYGIEVLICTPEAVDLSLLNNRAPVLDMHDWHQQVGVVDEARVDPDHIARAVTRYSRSQRGEDILQDIADGIRSKVSVGYRVREMKLVEEREDGPDVYHITKWQPYEISTVSVPADDAVGVGRSAATRDPAHNPPESDDNAGGEARSAAPAVSDSPATPKPKSETREANTMDPKELEAAREAARKQGGVDETQRVADILDVAEQYNAEPEMVRTFLRDTSKTKHDLMQSLLEARADERGTQAEAPEIGMSDKEVRQFSFLNLFRAMAFPESAEFRKQAAFELDCSVAAAQKHKGERKGDQMIPHDVLVASRAMDVGDLRRAGFDTRSLTATLADTGSNLVGTQHLAASFIDLLRNRMVLSRFGAMVLTGLNGNLVIPRQIGGAGMYWLDPENSDIPAEGLPIFDQVALTPKNAGAYTELSRQLLLQSSPGVENLVRMDLAAQMAIGLDKAGLYGTGANGQPRGIINMTGINTVDFAGVNPTFAEVVQMETETALDNADEANAAYAMGPGLRGYFKTTEKFAGSNGATIWEPGNMVNGYGTAVSNQMEAGDLLHGNFSDVIIGLWGGLDMLVNPYSGDKAGITRVTAHQSCDTSGRHPESFTHGKQFTP from the coding sequence ATGATACTTAATGAACAGGACGAACTGGTCCGCCAGATTAACGAAAGAGGGTCGCAACGTGCGGCCCTTTTTTGTGCCCGGCCGCAAGGTGGCTCCCGCGCCGACGGCGACGAAGAAGGCCCCGTAAATCTGGAGGCCCGCACCGTTGAAATGGCGTTCGCCAGCGAAACCGAAAAGGTCGAGCGCTGGTACGGCATCGAGGTGCTGATCTGCACCCCGGAAGCGGTGGACCTGTCGCTGCTGAACAACCGCGCCCCGGTGCTGGATATGCACGACTGGCACCAGCAGGTGGGCGTGGTGGATGAGGCCCGGGTGGACCCCGACCACATTGCCCGCGCCGTGACGCGTTACAGCCGCAGCCAGCGCGGCGAGGACATTCTGCAGGACATTGCCGACGGCATCCGCAGCAAGGTGAGCGTGGGGTACCGCGTGCGGGAGATGAAGCTGGTAGAGGAGCGCGAGGACGGCCCCGACGTTTACCACATCACCAAGTGGCAGCCCTACGAAATTTCCACTGTGTCGGTGCCCGCCGATGACGCCGTTGGTGTCGGCCGCAGCGCGGCCACCAGGGACCCGGCACACAACCCCCCAGAGTCCGACGACAACGCCGGAGGCGAGGCCCGCAGCGCGGCGCCTGCTGTCAGTGATTCGCCCGCAACCCCCAAACCTAAATCTGAAACCCGAGAGGCCAACACTATGGACCCGAAAGAACTGGAAGCGGCACGCGAAGCCGCACGCAAGCAGGGCGGCGTTGACGAAACCCAGCGCGTTGCCGACATTCTGGACGTTGCCGAGCAGTACAACGCCGAGCCGGAAATGGTGCGCACTTTCCTGCGCGACACCAGTAAAACCAAACACGACCTGATGCAGTCACTGCTGGAGGCGCGCGCAGACGAGCGCGGCACCCAGGCCGAAGCGCCGGAAATCGGCATGAGCGACAAGGAAGTGCGCCAGTTCAGTTTCCTGAACCTGTTCCGCGCGATGGCGTTCCCCGAGAGTGCGGAATTCCGCAAGCAGGCAGCGTTTGAGCTGGATTGTTCTGTTGCCGCTGCGCAGAAGCACAAGGGCGAGCGCAAAGGCGATCAGATGATCCCGCACGACGTACTGGTGGCCAGCCGCGCCATGGACGTGGGCGACCTGCGCCGCGCCGGGTTCGATACCCGCTCGCTGACCGCTACCCTGGCGGATACCGGCAGCAATCTGGTGGGTACCCAGCATCTGGCGGCAAGTTTTATCGACCTGCTGCGCAATCGCATGGTGCTGTCGCGCTTTGGTGCCATGGTGCTGACCGGCCTGAACGGTAACCTGGTGATCCCTCGCCAGATCGGCGGCGCCGGCATGTACTGGCTGGACCCGGAAAACAGCGACATTCCCGCCGAGGGCCTGCCCATTTTTGACCAGGTGGCGCTGACCCCGAAAAACGCCGGCGCCTATACCGAGCTATCGCGCCAGCTGCTGCTGCAGTCCAGCCCGGGCGTTGAGAATCTGGTGCGCATGGACCTGGCCGCACAGATGGCCATCGGCCTGGACAAGGCGGGCCTATACGGAACCGGCGCTAACGGCCAGCCGCGCGGCATTATCAACATGACCGGCATCAATACCGTGGACTTTGCCGGCGTCAATCCGACGTTTGCCGAAGTGGTGCAGATGGAAACCGAAACCGCGCTGGACAACGCGGACGAGGCGAATGCGGCCTATGCGATGGGGCCGGGCTTGCGCGGCTACTTCAAAACCACCGAGAAGTTTGCCGGCAGCAACGGCGCCACCATCTGGGAGCCGGGCAACATGGTCAACGGTTACGGCACCGCCGTTTCCAATCAGATGGAAGCGGGCGACCTGCTGCACGGCAATTTCTCCGATGTGATTATCGGCCTGTGGGGCGGCCTCGATATGCTGGTCAACCCCTACAGCGGCGACAAGGCCGGCATCACCCGAGTGACGGCGCACCAGTCCTGCGACACCTCTGGGCGCCACCCGGAGAGCTTCACCCACGGCAAACAGTTTACCCCGTAA
- a CDS encoding phage tail tube protein: protein MAKLVKRELILAAIEATYNTDATPGGADAVLVEDVSWSYAGARMVDRNAVKATLGQFQRVFAGTLMEVSCTAELKGSGTAGEAPEADVLLRACGLGVEVTAGTSVAYAPASTAHESATIYFHEDGSLYKLTGARGTASLNLETGNKGMASLTLTGHVTGPIDAPLPVAVYDASVPPPVIGAAFSVGGYAAVISALSLDLGNTIGTPPSMSAADGYSEIIISDRDVTGSFDPEATLVAAQDFHGDWRNGVTKTITTGAIGSTAGNRYQLDIAEAYYSELAPGDREGVRTYDISYGAAGDDSAFTLTFT, encoded by the coding sequence ATGGCAAAGCTGGTTAAACGCGAACTGATCCTGGCGGCCATCGAGGCCACCTATAACACCGACGCCACCCCGGGCGGCGCTGATGCGGTGCTGGTGGAAGACGTGAGTTGGAGTTATGCCGGCGCGCGCATGGTGGACCGCAACGCGGTAAAAGCCACCCTGGGGCAGTTCCAGCGGGTTTTCGCCGGCACCCTGATGGAGGTCAGTTGCACCGCCGAACTGAAAGGCAGCGGCACCGCTGGCGAGGCACCGGAAGCCGACGTGCTACTGCGCGCCTGCGGTCTGGGCGTGGAGGTGACCGCCGGCACCAGCGTGGCGTACGCGCCGGCAAGCACCGCCCACGAAAGCGCGACGATTTATTTTCACGAGGACGGCAGCCTGTACAAGCTGACCGGTGCCCGCGGCACTGCCTCACTAAATCTGGAAACCGGCAACAAGGGCATGGCCAGCCTGACCTTGACCGGCCACGTCACCGGCCCCATCGACGCGCCGCTGCCGGTTGCAGTGTACGACGCGAGTGTGCCGCCGCCGGTTATCGGTGCGGCGTTTAGCGTGGGTGGTTACGCCGCGGTGATCAGCGCGCTAAGTCTGGACCTGGGCAACACCATCGGCACCCCGCCGAGCATGAGCGCCGCGGACGGTTACAGCGAAATCATTATCAGCGACCGCGATGTAACCGGCAGCTTCGACCCCGAGGCCACCCTGGTGGCGGCACAGGATTTTCACGGCGACTGGCGAAACGGCGTCACCAAGACGATCACCACCGGCGCTATCGGCAGCACTGCCGGCAACCGCTACCAGCTGGATATTGCCGAGGCGTATTACAGCGAACTGGCCCCCGGTGACCGCGAAGGCGTGCGCACTTACGACATTAGCTACGGCGCCGCCGGCGACGACAGCGCATTCACCCTGACGTTTACCTGA